In Novosphingobium kaempferiae, the DNA window ACGGTGCTCCTGCTTTCCGCGGGATGGACACAGACGGCAAACGCCCAGACCATCGGCCCGCTCATTCACGAACCCGATGATGTGCCTGGACGACGCATACTCCCTGAATACGCTGCAATCGGCTACGATCTTGCCGGGTTCGACGTTCTCCCGACTGTAATGTTCGCCGCGCGCGCAGACGACAATGTCTTCACCCGATCGAGCATCAAACGGTCCGACATCGCGCTACAGACCGTGCCACAGATTCATGCGGTTCGGAAGGACAGCGCTCAGAACATCGCCTTTGACGGCAGTGCGCGCAGCAGCACCTACCTGCGCCTGACGGACCAGGACTCAATCGAGTACCGGCTGCAGGGTACGTATACGCGTGGCACGACGGGGCCGAACTCGGTCGCAGTCGACATAGGATATCGACGGGAAGCAATCCAGCGGGGAACCGTCGAGAACGATCTGGCTGCTGGCGCACCTCTGATGCGCCGCGTGTTCCATGTATCGCTGACGGGACGAAAACAGTTCAACCGCCTTTCAGTTGATACTCAGGTAATCCTGGTTCGGCAACGTTATGAAGATATTTCGTACCAGGCGGATGGGATCCTCGATCAGCAATTTCGGAATGTCGATCGTTTCGGCCTGCACGGCGTTGCAACTTATGAGACGAGTGGGCGTACTGCGATCTTCGCAAGCCTGGACTACGACCGTTTCGATTATGCATTCTCACCGCTTCTTGCGGATCGCGATGCCCAGAACCGGAGCGCGACATTCGGCCTGCGGTACGAGATCAGCCGGGTGCTCTATGCGCAGTTGGGCGTTGGCTATCGCCGTTATGATTTCAAGAAGCCTGACTTCGGCGCCATAAAGGGACCCGCAGTTGCAGGCCACTTGCGATACTTCCCCACGCGCCTGCTCGCGATACGAGGCACGATCGAGCAATACAATACCACGAGCCCTTACGATCTCGTCGGTGCCGCGACTCTGACGATCGTCCGCGTCGAAGCCGAATATGAAATGCGACGGAGCCTGTCCTGGTTGGGTTCAGCAAAAGTCGCATTCGAAGACTACGGCAAGCAACCCTATTCCGCGCGCCGCTTCGAAATCACCTGTGGCCCGCGCGTCCGTTTGAACCGCTGGCTCTCGGCTGACGCGAATATGGGCTTTTCCCGACGTTTCGTGAATGGCGCAGCCCCCTTCGAGCCCTATGCGCAACTTTATGCAATTCTCTCAGTAACTTTTGCGCGATGAAGACCATCAGCATATATTTCTCACACCTGACGTTCGCGCGTGAGTTTGCCGTCCTTTACCATGCTCCGGTATCGGCGACGCATATTGGTCTCATTCCGATGCATTGGCGGCGATGGACCGCTGCTGCGTTGCTCGCGATTGCGTTTTACCCCGTTCAATCAGCCATACCGCAGCGCTATCCGACAGAAGAAGTCCTTGACGCTTCCAAACTGCCCGATGTTGCATACATGGAAGAGGCCGATACACCGAGTATCAAACCATCGGTGTTCACTTCCATCCCCCAACGGGATGCACACACGCTCAACGACGAAGCACCATTTGCTCCCCTCGGCTCCGATCTCCCTGCGCCGTTCGTCATACCGTCGCAAGGGGCCGATTACGCACGGGCTCTCGACTGCCTGGCAAGCGCCATATTGTATGAGGCCGGCGATGACCGCACCGGACAAGCTGCTGTCGCACAAGTAGTCTTGAACCGGGTGCGGCATCCCGCTTTTCCGCATTCGGTTTGCGGTGTCGTCTACCAAGGGACAGATCGGACCACTGGCTGCCAATTCACTTTTACATGTGACGGCGCATTACGACGCAGACCATCTCCCGCGCAGTGGCACCGCGCCCGACAGACAGCGTCAGCATTTCTGGCAGGGGAAAGATACCCGGACGTGGGAATGGCTACCCATTATCATACCGATTGGGTGCATCCGTACTGGAGTACGTCGCTCGATAAGATCGCGCGCACAGGCCCTCATCTGTTCTTTCGCTGGAGAGGTCACTGGGGCCGTAGATCGGCATTCTCGGCGACTTACGCAGGCGGAGAGGAGGTCGAGCCCAAGCTTGCATTTCTATCTATCGCTCATCGCTTGCATGTAGCGACCGAACCAAGCGTGCCGGCGTTGCCCGCGCCTCCTGAACTGGCTGACAAACCGCGTATCACCAAGATGCGCGCAGGTGATCATTTCATATCAATCGAAGGTGGCGGTGATGGCAGTGACCTCGCGGTCCAGAGCCTCGGCGAATGCCAAGGGCAGAGCTATTGCAAGGTCGTGGCCTGGGATCGCCGCTCTCTCGCCTACGGCTCACCGCAAGATCCGGTCATCCGCTCCGTCGCGTTCCTTTATGTCAGAGACAAACGCACCGGTGTGGAGATTGTCTTGTGGGACTGCACTCGATTCAACCGGCCGACTGAAGTGCAGTGCCTATCCGGCAGCAACCTTCGGTGGATCACTTTTCAGGGGGATCTTTCGCGTGCTTCGTGAGCCAGAACGTCCTGAGAAGATGCCTAACGGCTCTCTCTCCAATCATGATCGACGCCCCCTGATAGGGAAAAGCCTCGATATCGCCATCAAGCGAGTAGTTACCTCAAGCGCTCAAAAAGCACCCAGGTTAGCGGATGCTTCATCCATGGCATGCCCATTATGGCAAAGGTGCCTGGCTCTTTCTTTGCCACCACTCCTTACGGTATTACTGGGCGCCCCCGCCGCACATGCGGAGACATTGGGCGAGGCACTTGCAAGCGCCTATCAGCACAACCCTGGAGTGGAGGCCAGTCGAGCATCAAGTCGCGCAGCGCGGCAACGGGTTCGTCAAGCGCAAGCGCAGTTCGGCCCTACACTCACTGCCGATGCAGGTTATTCCTATACTTGGCGACGGGTTACGCAGAGCGGCGCCACGGTGCTGACACAAGAGGGATTCACGCCGCAAGTATCTCTGTCATTGGATCAACCGCTGTTCACTTTTGGGCGGCTGTCAGCACAGCGCCGCATAGCTGACGCAGGTTACAGCGCATCGGTCGCGGACATTCGGTCGGCAGAACAGGATCTGATGGCCAATGTCATCATCACCTATACCGCAGTTCTGCGAGATCAGAAGCTGGTCGATATCGCTCGGGAAAACCTGTCACAACTGACCAGACAACTGGACCAGATCGACGCGCGATATTCAGCCCATTACGCAACCGAAGCCGATCTGCAGCAGACCCGCAATCGTATTTTCAGCGGCCAGGCGCAGCTTGAACTGGCGCAAGGCGCACTGCTTGCCAGTCGCAATGCTTACCGCAATCTGGTTGGGCATTACCCCGAAGAATTGTTTCCCCTGCCTCAACTGCCACCCCTTCCCAGAACGATCGATGAGGCCCAGTCGATAGGAAGGAATGACAGCCCCGTCCTCGAAGCTGCGCGCCTTGATTTCGCCGCGGCACAGGCGCGCATCGCGCAGGCTCGCGGCAATGCACGCCCTTATATCGGTATTCAGGGCAACCTTACGCGTACTCCGCTGTCGGTCGAAAGCGACCGAACCAGGGACCTTACCGCGCAGGTTCAACTAGGCATCACCGCACCGTTGTATTCTGCCGGACTTCTCTCGGCCCGCATTCGCGAGACAAGGGAACTAGCGGACGCCGCTTTCCAGCAACTCGAACAGGCCTCTCGCAATTTGCGTGAGGACATCGCAAGCTATTGGGATCAGCTATCCGCTGCGCGGCGTGCTTTGCCCGCTTATACGCGCGCCATTTCCGCCGCACAGAGCGCCTTCAACGGTGCGCAGCAGCAGCAGCTTGCCGGACAGATCACTTCACTTGATGTTCTCGATACGGCGCGAGACCTTCTGAATACCCGGCAAGCACAGGCGCAAGCGGAAGCACAACTTTATGTGCAGCATGCGCTTCTGCTCGGCGCCATGGGACAATTGCGTGCCGATATCTTCGCCCCAGGTACGCCGACATACGATCCCGAAAACCATAGGGGGCCAGACTTGGCTGGCTTGCCGACGGGCCCGATCATCGAAGCGGTCGATAGCCTGGCGCTAGACAATCGGTTTGCGCCATCACTCGTAGCGATTGAACAGGATACCGAACCCGGTCATCTCATGGCGCCCGAGCCCGGAGAGCGATGAACATGTCGGTTATAGACGCCAATTCTCCCCACCTCGCGACATCTGACGGAGCCTCCCGATGAGTACATCCCGAGACATGCTTTTCGGCGAAGTACGCATTATGTTGCGCGCAGTTCTACCGACAATATGGCCGATTTTGCTTTTCAGCGCCGTCTTCAACGTGCTGCTGCTATCCGGCTCTTTCTTCATGTTGCTGGTCTATGACGACGTACTGGCAAGCCGAAGTGGGGCGACCCTCGCGGGTCTCCTTCTGATGGTGACGGTCGCCTACGGCTTCCAGGGTGCGATCGACGTGATCCGGTCACGAATTCTTCTGCACACAGGCGCGCAGACCGATCAGCGCCTTTGTGACGGACTCTATGACATCCTCAGTCGTTTCGAACAGGAGGTCGGGCCGATGCCTTCAGGCACCGCGCCCGCACGCGATCTGGATTTGGTACGCAGCTACATAACCGGCCCCGGCCCGTTGGCGCTGCTGGACCTGCCCTACGTTCTGATGTTCCTGATCATTCTGACATTGTTTCACTGGGCGCTGGGTTTGGCGACGCTGATGGGTGTGCTGGTTATGATTGCGCTAATGGCGCTCGGTGACCAACGCGCACGGCAGCCTGCTCTGCAAGCCGCAGCGGTCGGAGCTGCGCGTTCCGCGATGGCGGAAGACATACGCCGTAATGGCGAAGTCCTTCGGGTTCTGGGGATGAGTGCAAGACGTCGAACGAGTTGGGACAAGGCAAGCCATCATCTGATCGCCGCTTACGACGACCTTGCCGATGCTTCCGCACGGATGCAGATACTAAGCAAGGCTTTTCGCCTGTTCCTGCAATCCTTTGTCCTGGCCGTTGGTGCATTTCTGGTCATCGACAACGATGCAACCGGCGGCGTCATCATCGCCGGTTCCATCCTCAGTGCGCGCGCACTGATGCCCGTCGAACAGACGATCGCGCAGTGGAAGCCCATGACGGAAGCTTCCATGGCCTGGCAGCGTCTGACCTCACTGCTGCATCGCATCCCACCCCGGCAAGAACCGATGCCGCTGCCACGCCCCAAAGCGTATCTGGAAGTTCAAAACATCGTGTGCGGCCCCCCAGGGCGGCAGAAGGTTTCGGTAGCCAATGTGTCTTTCCGGCTATCAGCGGGGGAAGCCCTGGCAGTAATCGGGCACAGCGGCTCTGGAAAATCCTCGCTCATGCGCGCCATTACCGGCGCATGGCCGCTGCTGCGCGGCGCGGTACGCCTGGACGGCGCTGCACTCGATCAATGGGATCCGGTTCTGCTGGGCCGGGACATGGGATATGTGCCGCAAGCAATAGAACTGTTCGAGGGCAGCGTGGCCCAGAACATCGCCCGCTTCGATCCGGAAGCGGATCCCGACGCCATAATCGCCGCCGCACGAGCCGCCGATGTACATGACATGATCCTCGCGCTTCCCGGCGGTTACGAATATATGCTTGGCGGGTCCAGCGGAGGCGGACTTTCAGGCGGGCAAAAACAACGCATTGCTCTTGCGCGTGCTCTTTACGGAGAGCCGTTCCTCATCGTGTTGGACGAGGCCAATTCCAACCTCGATGCCGGCGGGGAAGATGCTTTGCTGCTCGCCATCTCCGCAGCCAAGAAGCGAGGCGCGATCGTGGTGATCGTCGGCCATCGACCTACGATATTTGCGCAGGTCGATCACATCATGATCATGGCCGATGGCCAGGTCATGCAGATGGGAGAGCGCAACGAAATGCTCAAACGCATCAGCTTCAACCCTGCGCCTCAAAGTCCGGTAACCGCTCCAGCGGAGTAATCCAACGTGTCCAGCCAAATCCTGACCCAGCCCATCATGTTGCCCGTAGCCCCCGATTCTCCGGATTACGAACCTCAGCGCAGCCTACGCAGGGATTTACGAACCGGACTCATCCTGTGCAGCGCGCTGGTGCTTGGCTTAGGCGGGCTGGCGGCGTTCCTGCCGATGACGGGCGCGGTGATGGGGGCCGGCGAAGTGACCGTGTCGAGTCACGTAAAGGAAATCGGCCATCCATCGGGCGGAGTAATCGCCAACATAATGGTCGATGATGGAGAGCATGTAGTGAAAGGCCAGCCGCTTTTGAGGCTCGATTCTACCGTCAGCGGCGCTACCGCCAGTTACACCGGCGAGAACGTGGACCAACTGCTGGCTCGCGCCGCGCGCCTGACAGCCGAGCGAGATAATGCCCAAGGGATCAGCTTTCCTGCCGAACTGTTGCGCCGAGCGGACGACCCCAACGTGGCAATCCTCATGGAACAGGAGCGCAAGACATTTGCCCTCCGGCAGCAAGCCCGCCAATCCATGGCCGAACAGCTTAGGCAGCGGATCAGTCAGACACAAGCGGACGTCAGCGGCGCACGGGCCAAAGCGGATAGCTTCAGGGAACAGGCCGATCTCATCAACGATGAACTTGAAGCGACGCGCAAGCTCTATGAAAAGCGCTACACCACGCTGGATCGCCTGAACGCACTTGAGCGATCAGCTTCCGGTCTGGGCGCAGAGGCGCGTGGCGCAAGCGAAGCAGCGACATCGGGGACCGCACGCATCGGTGAACTGCGCATGCAGATGGGTTCCCTGCGTGCCGATGCGCGCAGCACGGCCGCCGCCGAACTTATGGATGTTCTGGCCAGGATCAGTGAATTGCGCCGGGCTCAGGTCGCCGCTGACGATAGCTATGAGAGGGCCGTGATCCGTGCTCCACAATCCGGTACAATCGACAAGCTCGCATTCCGGACTATCGGCGGCGTCGTGCCCGCCGGCCAGACGATCCTTGAACTCGTGCCGGACGACGGCAGAATGATCGTGGAGGCGACTATTTCACCGGTCGACGTGGATCAGGTTCACAACGGACAGAAGGCGACGGTGCGTTTCAGCGCCTTCTCCGCCCGCACCACACCGGAACTGACAGGAACGGTGACACACGTCGCTGCAGACCGGACGGACGACAAGGCCACACGTAGTGCATTCTACCGGGTGACGGTCGCGCTGGACAAGCACGAAATAGGCAGGCTTGGTAAGCTCCAGCTACGCCCCGGCATGCCAGCGGAAACTTTCATCCAAACCGGGAGCCGGACCATGCTGAGCTATATTCTCAAGCCATTGACCGACCAGTTGGCGCGCGCATTTCGCGAAGGTTAGATTACCGCTTAGCGCCACCTGTGACATCGCTCTAATCGATACTCGGCATAAAAAAGAGATCGGGGCTATTTTATTAGCCGCTCAATCGCTTGATTGGCCACCGGCCCCCTCTCACCATCCTCACATAGGTGGTCGATTCGCTCCCGAATATGTCTGCAATATCGCCTGCGTCATTCGCTTCGCTACCTGGCGTTGACGTGACCCCGATGTTTCCACCAGCGCGGATTAGAGGCGGACAGCGTTGTTGCGCATGAGCGCGGGTTGAGCAGTGGGCTGCGCAGCGGAGCCAATAGGACGTAGCGAAGCAGGCCATTGCTTATGCAGTTCAGCGGCGAAGGCCGCAGGTGAACCGCGCCGGGATTGCCGGAGGCCCTAACTCCTGAGAGTAAGGCTCTACGATGAGCAAGACGACGAACAGGTTTGCCTCTGAGGTTCGGTGGCGGGCGATCCGGATGGTTCTGGATCACGAAGGCGATTATCCCTCTCGCTGGGCTGCGATCACATCGGTTGCTGAGAAGATCGGGGTTCGGACCACACGCTGCTGGTATGGGTGAAGAAGTTCGAAGTGGACAGCGGCAAGCGCGGTGGCGTGCCGACGGAGACCGCAGAGAAGCTCAAGGCATTGGAGCGTGAAGTTCGCGAACTGCGGCAACCCAATGAGATCCTGCGCAAGGCATCGGCATATTTTGCCCAGGCGGAGCTCGACCGCCCGTTCAAACGATGATCGCGTTTATCGACGATCATCGCGATGCCTACGGGGTCGAGCCGATCTGCCGGGTTCTGCCGATCGCCCCATCCACCTATCACGAGCGCCTTGCCAAGCGGCGGGACCCGGCTTTGCAATCCGCTCGCGTCCGGCGGGATGAAGAGCTGAAGCCCGAAGTTCTGCGTGTCTTTGCCGAGAACTTCGGCGTCTACGGTGTGCGCAAGGTATGGCGGCAGATGAAGCGCGAAGGCTTCGAAATTGCACGCTGCACCGTCCAACGGTTGATGCGCGATCCTGGCCTGCAAGGGGTGATCCGAGGCAAGCCGGTGCGCACCAGGGTCTCGGACAAGGCGGCACCATGCCCGCTATCCACGACCGACGGCCCGTTCATCGCGGCGGCCTGGTCCATCATAGCGACTGCGGATCACAATACGTGTCCATCAAGTACCCTGAGCGCCTCGCTGAAGCCGACATCGAGCCG includes these proteins:
- a CDS encoding outer membrane beta-barrel protein, translating into MLLLSAGWTQTANAQTIGPLIHEPDDVPGRRILPEYAAIGYDLAGFDVLPTVMFAARADDNVFTRSSIKRSDIALQTVPQIHAVRKDSAQNIAFDGSARSSTYLRLTDQDSIEYRLQGTYTRGTTGPNSVAVDIGYRREAIQRGTVENDLAAGAPLMRRVFHVSLTGRKQFNRLSVDTQVILVRQRYEDISYQADGILDQQFRNVDRFGLHGVATYETSGRTAIFASLDYDRFDYAFSPLLADRDAQNRSATFGLRYEISRVLYAQLGVGYRRYDFKKPDFGAIKGPAVAGHLRYFPTRLLAIRGTIEQYNTTSPYDLVGAATLTIVRVEAEYEMRRSLSWLGSAKVAFEDYGKQPYSARRFEITCGPRVRLNRWLSADANMGFSRRFVNGAAPFEPYAQLYAILSVTFAR
- a CDS encoding cell wall hydrolase; the protein is MKTISIYFSHLTFAREFAVLYHAPVSATHIGLIPMHWRRWTAAALLAIAFYPVQSAIPQRYPTEEVLDASKLPDVAYMEEADTPSIKPSVFTSIPQRDAHTLNDEAPFAPLGSDLPAPFVIPSQGADYARALDCLASAILYEAGDDRTGQAAVAQVVLNRVRHPAFPHSVCGVVYQGTDRTTGCQFTFTCDGALRRRPSPAQWHRARQTASAFLAGERYPDVGMATHYHTDWVHPYWSTSLDKIARTGPHLFFRWRGHWGRRSAFSATYAGGEEVEPKLAFLSIAHRLHVATEPSVPALPAPPELADKPRITKMRAGDHFISIEGGGDGSDLAVQSLGECQGQSYCKVVAWDRRSLAYGSPQDPVIRSVAFLYVRDKRTGVEIVLWDCTRFNRPTEVQCLSGSNLRWITFQGDLSRAS
- a CDS encoding TolC family outer membrane protein; translated protein: MGEALASAYQHNPGVEASRASSRAARQRVRQAQAQFGPTLTADAGYSYTWRRVTQSGATVLTQEGFTPQVSLSLDQPLFTFGRLSAQRRIADAGYSASVADIRSAEQDLMANVIITYTAVLRDQKLVDIARENLSQLTRQLDQIDARYSAHYATEADLQQTRNRIFSGQAQLELAQGALLASRNAYRNLVGHYPEELFPLPQLPPLPRTIDEAQSIGRNDSPVLEAARLDFAAAQARIAQARGNARPYIGIQGNLTRTPLSVESDRTRDLTAQVQLGITAPLYSAGLLSARIRETRELADAAFQQLEQASRNLREDIASYWDQLSAARRALPAYTRAISAAQSAFNGAQQQQLAGQITSLDVLDTARDLLNTRQAQAQAEAQLYVQHALLLGAMGQLRADIFAPGTPTYDPENHRGPDLAGLPTGPIIEAVDSLALDNRFAPSLVAIEQDTEPGHLMAPEPGER
- a CDS encoding type I secretion system permease/ATPase, giving the protein MSTSRDMLFGEVRIMLRAVLPTIWPILLFSAVFNVLLLSGSFFMLLVYDDVLASRSGATLAGLLLMVTVAYGFQGAIDVIRSRILLHTGAQTDQRLCDGLYDILSRFEQEVGPMPSGTAPARDLDLVRSYITGPGPLALLDLPYVLMFLIILTLFHWALGLATLMGVLVMIALMALGDQRARQPALQAAAVGAARSAMAEDIRRNGEVLRVLGMSARRRTSWDKASHHLIAAYDDLADASARMQILSKAFRLFLQSFVLAVGAFLVIDNDATGGVIIAGSILSARALMPVEQTIAQWKPMTEASMAWQRLTSLLHRIPPRQEPMPLPRPKAYLEVQNIVCGPPGRQKVSVANVSFRLSAGEALAVIGHSGSGKSSLMRAITGAWPLLRGAVRLDGAALDQWDPVLLGRDMGYVPQAIELFEGSVAQNIARFDPEADPDAIIAAARAADVHDMILALPGGYEYMLGGSSGGGLSGGQKQRIALARALYGEPFLIVLDEANSNLDAGGEDALLLAISAAKKRGAIVVIVGHRPTIFAQVDHIMIMADGQVMQMGERNEMLKRISFNPAPQSPVTAPAE
- a CDS encoding HlyD family type I secretion periplasmic adaptor subunit, whose protein sequence is MSSQILTQPIMLPVAPDSPDYEPQRSLRRDLRTGLILCSALVLGLGGLAAFLPMTGAVMGAGEVTVSSHVKEIGHPSGGVIANIMVDDGEHVVKGQPLLRLDSTVSGATASYTGENVDQLLARAARLTAERDNAQGISFPAELLRRADDPNVAILMEQERKTFALRQQARQSMAEQLRQRISQTQADVSGARAKADSFREQADLINDELEATRKLYEKRYTTLDRLNALERSASGLGAEARGASEAATSGTARIGELRMQMGSLRADARSTAAAELMDVLARISELRRAQVAADDSYERAVIRAPQSGTIDKLAFRTIGGVVPAGQTILELVPDDGRMIVEATISPVDVDQVHNGQKATVRFSAFSARTTPELTGTVTHVAADRTDDKATRSAFYRVTVALDKHEIGRLGKLQLRPGMPAETFIQTGSRTMLSYILKPLTDQLARAFREG